The segment GAAATTTAATGTTTACGGCACAGCTAAAAAATCATGGGGCATTTTCGATACGATATCCGAGAGGAAGAGGGGTAATGCCTGAATGGAAAACAGCATTTAAAGAAATTGAAATCGGTAAAGGACGAATCATTTCTGAAGGTGAAAAAATAGTTATTATTTCGATCGGGCACATCGGCAATACGGTAATAAAAGCATGTGAAAAACTGTTAGAAGAAAATATCCGGATCGGACATTTTGATATGCGGTTTTTAAAACCGATTGATGAAGAAATGCTTCACCATATTTTAAAAAATTATCAAAAAATTATTACGGTCGAAGACGGGACCATTATTGGTGGGTTGGGTAGTGCAGTAGTCGAATTTATGTCCGATCATCATTATCAGGCACCTGTTAAACGATTGGGAATCCCAGATAGGTTTATTGAGCAGGGAAGCATTGCAGAACTAAGCAAAGAATGCGGATTTGATGCAGAAGGGATTTATCAGGAAGTTAAACGGATGTAGTGAAACTACTTGCTTTACTTATAATTTTTTGTGAATATCTCTGAATCATTACGATTTGATAAAGTTCTTGAAAAATTCCTGCAGATTAATAATATCAAATAAATGCAGAGAAGTCAGGATTATGACGAATATGATCACCCATCTTACAAAATTCACTCCTTTTTTCACGGCTAGTTTTGAAGCAAGCAGGGCCCCAATAAAAGAGCCAATGGTCAACATTAGGCCATAGGCCCAGTTTACCTGATCGTTCATGATAAAAATGACCAGTGTAAAGGGAGTATAAAGAAGAACTATTAATACCTTAATGGCATTGGTTTTCACCAAATCGTACCCAACTCCTAAAACCACCCCTGCGATTAAAAGATAGCCAACTCCAATTTGGATAAATCCTCCGTACAATCCAATCCCAAAGAAAATTATTATTTGCCAGATGCTTATTTTTTTTTCAGTAAGTTCTTTTCTTCCATGAAGAAACTTTTTTGGATCGATTAGCATAAATACCATCATCATCAACATGATCACGGCAATGGCTCTTTCGAATATTTCTTCGTTGATATCCACTGCAATCCATGCACCTATCAATGATCCAATTACAGCAGGAATACCTAAGAGCAAACCTTTTTTGGTTTCGAGCACTTTTTGCCTTTTGAAACTTGCAACCGAAGCAATATTTTGTGCCAGAATTCCGATCCGGTTCGTTCCGTTCGCAACATTAGCCGGCAAACCCATCAGCATTAACAGAGGAAGGGAAATAATGGATCCGCCTCCCGCGAGGGTATTGATAAATCCTACAAAAACTCCTGCAACGATCAGGATCATGATTTCATACGTGTTCATCTGAACTTAACTCAATTATTGATAAACTTTTGCGATACTTACTTTTTTCCCAAAAATGCGGATCACAATATACAATGCTAAAATTCCTGCAGGAAATAGCAACCATAAAGATATTCCAAAGGCAGCAGGTAACGTGCCAATTAATACCGAAACCAAACCAACCGATAATGCATAAGGTAATTGGGTTCTAACATGATCGATATGATTACAATTACTGGCCAAGGAGCTAAGTATGGTAGTATCTGAAATGGGAGAGCAGTGATCACCTAAAACAGATCCTGCCAGTACTGCAGATACTACATTGTGGAATATCGACATACTCACATCATAGCTTAATCCGTATTCACCGGCTAGAAGCCAGGAAGCCGGTAATAATAAAGGATATAAAATGGCCATGGTTCCCCATGAAGATCCGGTTGAGAAGGATACAAGCGCTGCAAGTATAAATGTTATTGCAGGAATCAAATAGGGTGAAATAGACATTGCCAACATGCTTTGAGAAATAAAATCAGCAGTATGTAAATGTTCGGTCACCATCGCAATTGACCAGGCCAAAACCAAAATAACAACTGCAGTCAACATGGTGCGAAATCCATTAATCAGGCTATCGATACTGTCTTTTAAACTGAGAATCCGCTGCCCAAGTGTGAGCGCAAAAGCAACCAAAACACTTGAAATTGATGCCCATAATAAAGCCTGATAAGAATCGGCATTGCCAATAATGGTAGATATTTTTTTGGTTAAACCAATAGTTGTATCATTCCAAACGGCTTCATCCCAACCCGTATAGGCGAGTCCTGCAAAGGTTCCGAAAATGATCACTAAAACAGGGATAACTGCATTGTACCATCGTGCTTTTATGGCATCTGAAATCTCTAGGTCATTAGAAAATTCCTGATTTAATTTTTGTTCTGTGATACCTACTGTTCTTGCTCGTCGCTCAGCTTTGAGCATCGGGCCGTAATCTACCTTTCGGTAGATCAGTATTAAAATAAAAATTAAGGTAAAAATAGGATAAAATGAATAGGTCAATGAATTAAGGAATACATTATAAGCACTTTCGTCCAGATTGAGCGTATCGATCCCATTTTGGATATAACTTATTTCTGCACCGATCCAGGTGGTAATAAAAGCAATGGCCGCAACAGGGGCCGCGGTTGAGTCGACAATATATGCCAGCTTTTCTCTTGAAACCCTGAGCTTATCCGTAACCGGACGCATGGTATTCCCCACTACAAGCGTATTGGCATAATCGTCAAAAAAAATGGCAACACCCATAATCCATGTAACCAGTTGACCTGATCGGGGACTCCTGGCATATCTTGATAAAATATTTACAACCCCTTTCATTCCTCCGTTTTTGGTAATCAGATTTACCATACCGCCAATCAGCAATGAGAAAATGATGATTGATAAATGCCCACGATCACTAAGCGTTGTAATAAGATAAGTGTCGATGAAAGAAAAAATGCCTTGAAAAATGGCAATAAACAAATTACTGCCCTGATAAAAATAGATGATGGTTGTTCCAAAAAGTATTCCAATGAATAAAGATGAATAAACTTCACGGATCCATAAGGCCATCAAAATGGCGATTAAAGGCGGAAATATTGACATCCAAAGTGGAATGGGCGAATTGGTTTTCGAATAATCAAAACTTCCAATCTGAATATAGGTTGTTTCCTTTTTGATGTATTTGTAGGGGATATGGATCACTCCATCTTTTAATGCTGCTTCAACCGATTTTCCATTCAATAAGATTTTGGGGAAATCATCATTTTGCATTAATCCCTGTATTTCGGGAGAGGGAATAATCTCAATTTCAATATTAACATTCTGAACGATGATCGATGGAAAGTTTACCTTAAAATCAGTTTCTTTGAATTGATAATCGGCTGCTATTTGAGAAAACGACAATTTTACAAATAAAACGAAAAAGACGAAGAGAAGATTTTTTTTTAGCACAGATATATTTTTTTGCCGTAAAAATAAGGATTTAATCCAAAGCACAAAATGAAATAGATGAAGAGTTGGAAGTAATAGATATACTCAGGTGAAATTTTGTTTTTGTTGATCATATAAAGTAATACAATAGAAATACATTGTACTACAATTGAAAGATATTCAATTTTCAAATTGCCACACTTTCAAATTTTCAAATTATCTTATTGCCCATCGTATTTTTCAATATCCTCACTAAAATAATCCAGTTTAATTCCAACTTCTTTAAACATTTCTTCCGATTCGGTAGCGGAGTGATATCTTTTTTCACAAACCACCCTTACGATGCCACAATTGATAATGAGCATGGCACAGGTACGGCAAGGGGTCATTCGGCAATAGAGGGTCGAGCCTTCGAGTGCGATGCCCAATTTAGCAGCCTGACAAATTGCATTTTGTTCAGCATGAACGGTACGAACGCAATGTTGGGTCACTGTCCCGTCTTCATGATGAAGTTTTTTAAATAAATGGCCGACTTCATCACAATGATGCAGGCCTCTTGGCGAACCTACATAACCGGTCACGAGCATTTGTCGGTTGCGAACTATTACACAGCCGCTTCTTCCTCGGTCGCAGGTTGCGCGTTTCGAAACTGCATCGGCCATCCCGATAAAATATTCATCCCAGCTGGGTCGTTTATGCGTATTATTCGGTTTGCTCATATTCCTTTAATTATAGAATGTTCAACATGATTTGATCTACTTGCTCATACAATTGAGTGATGTCCCTATCATTAGTCAGTACAAAATCAGCCAACTCAATACAGCGTTTTAGGTTTTGTTTGTTCGGATCATCCGATTCAAATTCTCTTTTTTCATTTTGAAGAAAAGTTTCATATGAAATGTGATCGGTTTCCGATTTTCTGAGTTTGATGCGATCAAATCGAATCTTGCTTTCTGCATCAATTGCCAATAAATAGAAGTTTTTCTTTTTTCTTAAAGAGGTAATTTCACCTTCGGTACGGATGCTTTCAATAATACAATTAGCGCCTATTTCAATAGCCTGATTGTATAACTGATCAATGACATAGGATGGAGAATTGGCAGCTCTCAACTCGTTGGCAACACTGGTCATCGAATCGCGGTTAATTTCCAACTTTCGACGTTTGATTTCTTCAATTAAAAAACCACGAACCGAATAATGGCTAAATCCTTTTTCGTTTTCCAGATAATCTACGATAGTTCCTTTTCCTGCACCTAAAGTGCCTGTTATGCCGATTATGATCATGTGGTAAATTTAGTGAAAAGAAATCTGAAGATGTGACATACGTAGAAATTATTATTCAGACATTATTCGTTTGACATTCAGTGGACATACAATAGTCATACGTTGTAATACATAGTAATACGATTGTTGAGGTAGCTTTTAACAATGAAACAATCGAACAATGAGACACGTTAACACATAATCACGCGAACACCCATACACATCTTTCAGTAAATTGACATTCAGTAGACATACAATAGTCATAGGTTGAAATACATGGTAATACGATTGTGAATAGGAAATTTTAACAATGAAACACATTAACACTTAAACACGTTAACACACAAACACGTTAGTAATGGAACAGTATCGAAACATAGTTCACAACTTCATCAGAAGAATGAACCTCCCCCGAATGTCCTCGCTTTAACAAAGTGAGTTTTGGATTTTCTAAAGTCAGTTTAGCATATTCGATTAGGCTCAAAATAGGGCCAAAACCACAAACTGAAATGTTTTTCGAATTTACCTGCGCTTCAACCCCTTTTGAATTGAGCTTGTAAATTTCTTTTAATACGTAATCATCCATCTCCTTTCCTCTCTCGGGACTTAGAAAATGCGAAAAATCAGAAGAGGCAATAAAGAAAACATTTTTGCCACTTTGTTTAACTGATTTAAAAATGGCTGAGGCAATCAGTTTGGCATTTGATAAATTTTGTACCGACATGGTGATGGGGACTATCTTAAAATCATAACCCAACACATATTTCAAAAATGGCAGCATCACTTCGGCAGCATGCTCGTACAAATGTGCTGCTTCCGACTTCGGGAATCCTAAAGAATCCATTAAATCCAAATCAAGATTTACATTGCCAAAAGGAGTTTCCCAGACTTCATTTTCATCGACTGCAATTGGCGGTCCAAATCCCCTATGATTTGGGTTGATGATAAAAAAAGTATCCGGTTTGGATGGCAGGTTTCTTAATATTTCAAATACATGAATAGCCTGGTAACCTGAATAAATAAACCCTGCATGAGGAACAATGGCCCCGATTGGATTTGCTTTTGCTAGTGCATAGTCGATGTTTTTTTCTTCAGCAGCGAGGATCTTTTTGTACAAGTTAATTATTTCTTGTTGAGTGGCAGGATAAAACCTGCCTGAGTGTGCAGCTTTCCTGATTTTCATGACGAATAATATTTAAGGATTTGTTGACCGCAATGCGCACAATTTCCTGATTTATCAAGGTGTTCAATCTTTGTGATATAACCTGAGCGGGAAATTAGCGGAGCATTACAATTAGGGCAAAGGGTATTTTGTCCTTCTAAAGTTTTCATGTTACCAAGATAAACATATTGAAGTTTACGACGGGCAATTTCATAAAGCGTTTCAAGTTTTAATTCAGGAGTAGGAAGATTTTTAATTTTGAACATCGGGAAATAACGTGAGATATGAAGCACGGTATCCTCACCAATTTCCTCCGCAATCCAATCAACCATTTCTTTAAACTTTTCTTCATCATCGTTTAATCCCGGGATGACCAAGTTGGTCAACTCAATATGCTTACCTGCATCTTTAATTTGTTTAATGCTTTTTAAAACAGGAGCTAACCTGGAGGAAGTGAGATTTTTATAAAATTCTTCGGTAAATCCTTTTAGGTCGATACTAAAAGCATCCACAAACCCAATCAGCTTGCTTAGTGGATCAGGGTTAATAAATCCATTACTAACAAATACATTTTTTAATCCATTTTGATGAGCCAATCGTGAAGTTTCAAGCACAAATTCGTACCAAATAATGGGCTCGTTATAGGTATAGGCCAATCCAATATTTTCAGGGTTTTCAATTGCCATTTGCACTATTTCTTCAGAAGTATAATTTTTTAAAAAAGCAAATTCATCAACCGTAACCTGTGAAATTTCATAATTCTGACAGAATTTACATTTCAAATTGCAACCAACGCTACCAATCGAAAGGATTTTTTTGCCGGGGTAAAAATGATAAAGGGGTTTTTTTTCGATGGGATCCGTAGAGATTGCACTGAGCTTTTCATAGTTTTCGGAAAATAAATCCCCTCCAATATTTTTACGCACCAAACAGATTCCTGATTTACCATCGTCGATCAGGCAATGATGGGGGCAGAGATTACATCTTACATTCTTTTGCCCCAACTTTTCGAAGAAAACTGCTTTTTTCATGAGTCAGATTTTAGATGCCAGACACAAGACACAAGACTTGTTTGCGATTCGTTAGTCAAGATTTAATAATTCATTTTTAATAAACTAGTAACCAGCAACCAGAAACCAGTATCAAGACACAAGAATTGATAATGTCATAAAGATCAAAAATAATCAATCTAAGCGCTTTCCTCTTTTATTTCACTGATCCAGTGTGTCATTTTAACCGGTTCAAATCCTTTCAGCTTTTCCATGAGAGAGTCAATTTGATCACTCACCATTAAATTATTGCGGTGTTCGGCACGAATAAATCCCCGGTCGACTGCATGATCAAGAAATTTTAACAGATGATCGAAGAACCCATCCACATTTAAAATTCCAATGGGTTTATCGTGAACGCGTAATTGAGTCATTACCATCATCTCAAATAATTCGTCCAAAGTTCCTACTCCTCCCGGAAATGCTATAAATGCATCCGAAATTTCAGCCAATAATATTTTTCTTTCCTGCATCGAATTAACCACATGAAGCTTGCTCAGCTTGGTATGCCCAACCTCGATATCGATTAAAAATTGAGGGATCACACCAACTACCCTTCCACCATTTGCAAGCATGGTATCAGCCAAAATACTCATAATCCCAACGTTTGACCCACCATAGGTAAGCTCAATATCATTGGCACAAAAATACAGTGCCAGTTTTTTGGCTTCTTCTTTAAAAACTTCCCGATTCCCCATTGATGAACCACAAAATACGCTCACACTTTTCATCGACAATTTTCTTATTTTTGTTAATTAAACCAAAGTTAGCAAAATGAATACGAAATCGTTATACCCGCTAAAATTTAATTCAATTTATAAAGATAAAATTTGGGGAGGTCAGAAGATTAAAACAGTGATGGGAATGGATTTTTCACCCCTTATTAACTGTGGGGAAGCCTGGGTATTATCTGGTGTAGAAGGGGATCAAAGTGTGGTTGTTAACGGATTTTTAGCCGAGAACGAGCTCAATGAACTGGTTGAAATTTACATGGGTGAATTGGTTGGTGAAAAGAATTATGAAGAGTTTGGCGATCAGTTTCCGATCCTGGTTAAAATCATCGATTCAAACGACTGGCTCTCCATTCAGGTGCATCCCGATGATGAGTTGGCCATAAAAAGAGGCCTGGATAGGGGGAAGACAGAAATGTGGTATTTATTGGATGCCGAAAAAAATGCCGAAATTATTTTGGGCTTTAATAAGGAAATCAAAAAGAATGATTATCAGGAACTGCTCAATGATAAAAAATTAAAATCGGTATTAAATGCTGAAAAAGTGAAAGCCGGGGATGTTTTTTATGTGCCTGCAGGCAGGGTACATGCTATTGGCCCGGGTATCCTTTTAGCAGAAATTCAACAAACCTCCGATACCACTTACCGCATTTATGATTGGGATCGAATTGGTGTGGATGGCCTCATGCGGGAATTGCACATTGATGAAGCCCTGGATGCCATCGATTTTAAAGTTCAAAAGAATTATAAAACCGAATATTCAGTAGAAAAAAACAAGACTTCAAAAGTAGTGAAGAGTAAGTACTTCACTACAAATTTGATAGATATGGATGTTCCGTTAAGCAAGGATTACAGCGTACTTGATTCGTTTGTCATTTATTTGTGCGTTGAAGGCAGTTATGTATTATTGTTTGGAGACGAAAGACTTACTGCGCGAAAAGGGGAAACGATACTGATTCCGGCTATCATGAATGAGGTTAAAATAATTCCGGCCCCAAAAGCAAAGATTTTGGAGGTCTATATCGCATGACATAATTTTTGGACTTGTTAATCGGTCTTTAATTATTTCTTTTTTCGTATAATTAGAATCGATTTTATTAAAAAATCTTTAAATGAAATAATAGGATTAGCATATATTTGAATACTGATAACATTCCAAAACAGACATAAATGATTCAAAAGATTATATTATCGCCTTTTCAAAAATTTGTTAAGATTGAAAGTTTTAGTGGTATATTGTTATTGATTGCTACTATCATTGCAATGCTTTGGGCAAACTCGCCTTTCGGCGAATCATATCAATCGCTTTGGCAATATAAAATTGGATTTTCTACCCAAAACTTCGAACTAAGTAAACCATTATTGCTTTGGGTAAATGATGGATTGATGGCCATTTTCTTTTTCTTAATTGGCCTGGAAATAAAAAGGGAATTTTTAATTGGAGAATTAAACTCGGTTAAAAAGGTTGCTTTCCCTCTCTTTGGGGCACTTGGAGGAATGTTGTTTCCGGTTTTAATGTTTTTTGTGCTAAATAATAAGGTTGAAACAAGCGTAGGATGGGGAATTCCGATGGCTACAGATATTGCTTTTTCACTGGCGGTTCTGAAAGTTTTAGGTGATAGGGTTCCACTCAGCCTTAAATTATTTCTGACCGCATTTGCCATAGTGGACGATATTGGAGCTGTTTTGGTTATTGCAGTTTTTTATAGCGGAAACGTTAGCATTGCTTTACTTTTCGTGGCGATGGTATTATTGGGGATTTTATACTTTTTATCTCTTAAAGGATATTATTCAAAATTCCTGATTATTATTTTTGGGATCGCAATTTGGGTACTATTCTTAAAATCAGGCATTCATCCAACAATTGCCGGGATCTTATTAGCCTTCTCAGTTCCTGTCAGGCAAAAAATTGATACACCAACCTTTATTGATAAATTGGTGACAATAACCAATAATATTAAAAAAGCCGCTGTTTCGAAAAAACCAATTTTATGTAAGGAACAAATAGAACAAATTGATGATCTGGAAGACTGGACCAACAGATATCAATCTCCTCTGCAACATTTAGAGCATAAATTGCACGATTGGGTTGCCTATTTTATTATTCCCGTTTTTGCACTCGCTAATGCAGGAGTGTTCATCAGTAGGGGAGTTGAAATTGATGAAAACTTAATATGGACTATAATTTTATGTTTGGTTTTGGGTAAAAGTATAGGTATTTCATCAGTTATTTTGATTACTAAAAAAATCAGATTAGTTGAGATTCCGGAAGAAATAACGCACCGGCATATTATTGGCGTTTCTTTTTTGGCTGGTATTGGGTTTACGATGGCCATATTTATTGCAAGTTTGGCCTTTGAAAGCAACCCAATATATATCGATTCAGCTAAAATTGGGATTCTTATCGGGTCATTAATTTCAGCAATAATTGGGTATATTATTTTAAGAACCACTGGCAAAAAATCATTCAGAAATGCTAATAAAAACAGTGCAATACAGAGCGAGGACGATTATCTTGGCATTCCGTGTAGCCAAAAAAATAAAGGATAATCACATGAAGAAATTATGTCTAATTGTTTTTGTCTTTTTCATAGCAAATTGGACAATTGCACAGCAGATTACAGATACAAACTATCATCCTAATATCCTAAACCCTGTTTATGAAATAGGAAAAGGACCGATCATATTTATCGACGAGGGTCATTATAATTTCCATACAAAAGAAGGCAGATATAAATCCTTCGCGAACTTTGTGGAAAAGGATGGCTATGTAGTAACGGAATATATGGGTGAGTTTAATGAGAATGAATTATTGAAAGGAAAAATCCTTGTTATTTCAAACGCGATCAACC is part of the Bacteroidota bacterium genome and harbors:
- a CDS encoding sulfite exporter TauE/SafE family protein, whose protein sequence is MNTYEIMILIVAGVFVGFINTLAGGGSIISLPLLMLMGLPANVANGTNRIGILAQNIASVASFKRQKVLETKKGLLLGIPAVIGSLIGAWIAVDINEEIFERAIAVIMLMMMVFMLIDPKKFLHGRKELTEKKISIWQIIIFFGIGLYGGFIQIGVGYLLIAGVVLGVGYDLVKTNAIKVLIVLLYTPFTLVIFIMNDQVNWAYGLMLTIGSFIGALLASKLAVKKGVNFVRWVIIFVIILTSLHLFDIINLQEFFKNFIKS
- a CDS encoding Na+/H+ antiporter NhaC family protein, with amino-acid sequence MLKKNLLFVFFVLFVKLSFSQIAADYQFKETDFKVNFPSIIVQNVNIEIEIIPSPEIQGLMQNDDFPKILLNGKSVEAALKDGVIHIPYKYIKKETTYIQIGSFDYSKTNSPIPLWMSIFPPLIAILMALWIREVYSSLFIGILFGTTIIYFYQGSNLFIAIFQGIFSFIDTYLITTLSDRGHLSIIIFSLLIGGMVNLITKNGGMKGVVNILSRYARSPRSGQLVTWIMGVAIFFDDYANTLVVGNTMRPVTDKLRVSREKLAYIVDSTAAPVAAIAFITTWIGAEISYIQNGIDTLNLDESAYNVFLNSLTYSFYPIFTLIFILILIYRKVDYGPMLKAERRARTVGITEQKLNQEFSNDLEISDAIKARWYNAVIPVLVIIFGTFAGLAYTGWDEAVWNDTTIGLTKKISTIIGNADSYQALLWASISSVLVAFALTLGQRILSLKDSIDSLINGFRTMLTAVVILVLAWSIAMVTEHLHTADFISQSMLAMSISPYLIPAITFILAALVSFSTGSSWGTMAILYPLLLPASWLLAGEYGLSYDVSMSIFHNVVSAVLAGSVLGDHCSPISDTTILSSLASNCNHIDHVRTQLPYALSVGLVSVLIGTLPAAFGISLWLLFPAGILALYIVIRIFGKKVSIAKVYQ
- a CDS encoding cytidine/deoxycytidylate deaminase family protein, which translates into the protein MSKPNNTHKRPSWDEYFIGMADAVSKRATCDRGRSGCVIVRNRQMLVTGYVGSPRGLHHCDEVGHLFKKLHHEDGTVTQHCVRTVHAEQNAICQAAKLGIALEGSTLYCRMTPCRTCAMLIINCGIVRVVCEKRYHSATESEEMFKEVGIKLDYFSEDIEKYDGQ
- a CDS encoding AAA family ATPase, which gives rise to MIIIGITGTLGAGKGTIVDYLENEKGFSHYSVRGFLIEEIKRRKLEINRDSMTSVANELRAANSPSYVIDQLYNQAIEIGANCIIESIRTEGEITSLRKKKNFYLLAIDAESKIRFDRIKLRKSETDHISYETFLQNEKREFESDDPNKQNLKRCIELADFVLTNDRDITQLYEQVDQIMLNIL
- the amrB gene encoding AmmeMemoRadiSam system protein B, with the translated sequence MKIRKAAHSGRFYPATQQEIINLYKKILAAEEKNIDYALAKANPIGAIVPHAGFIYSGYQAIHVFEILRNLPSKPDTFFIINPNHRGFGPPIAVDENEVWETPFGNVNLDLDLMDSLGFPKSEAAHLYEHAAEVMLPFLKYVLGYDFKIVPITMSVQNLSNAKLIASAIFKSVKQSGKNVFFIASSDFSHFLSPERGKEMDDYVLKEIYKLNSKGVEAQVNSKNISVCGFGPILSLIEYAKLTLENPKLTLLKRGHSGEVHSSDEVVNYVSILFHY
- the amrS gene encoding AmmeMemoRadiSam system radical SAM enzyme encodes the protein MKKAVFFEKLGQKNVRCNLCPHHCLIDDGKSGICLVRKNIGGDLFSENYEKLSAISTDPIEKKPLYHFYPGKKILSIGSVGCNLKCKFCQNYEISQVTVDEFAFLKNYTSEEIVQMAIENPENIGLAYTYNEPIIWYEFVLETSRLAHQNGLKNVFVSNGFINPDPLSKLIGFVDAFSIDLKGFTEEFYKNLTSSRLAPVLKSIKQIKDAGKHIELTNLVIPGLNDDEEKFKEMVDWIAEEIGEDTVLHISRYFPMFKIKNLPTPELKLETLYEIARRKLQYVYLGNMKTLEGQNTLCPNCNAPLISRSGYITKIEHLDKSGNCAHCGQQILKYYSS
- a CDS encoding TIGR00730 family Rossman fold protein — its product is MKSVSVFCGSSMGNREVFKEEAKKLALYFCANDIELTYGGSNVGIMSILADTMLANGGRVVGVIPQFLIDIEVGHTKLSKLHVVNSMQERKILLAEISDAFIAFPGGVGTLDELFEMMVMTQLRVHDKPIGILNVDGFFDHLLKFLDHAVDRGFIRAEHRNNLMVSDQIDSLMEKLKGFEPVKMTHWISEIKEESA
- a CDS encoding class I mannose-6-phosphate isomerase, whose product is MNTKSLYPLKFNSIYKDKIWGGQKIKTVMGMDFSPLINCGEAWVLSGVEGDQSVVVNGFLAENELNELVEIYMGELVGEKNYEEFGDQFPILVKIIDSNDWLSIQVHPDDELAIKRGLDRGKTEMWYLLDAEKNAEIILGFNKEIKKNDYQELLNDKKLKSVLNAEKVKAGDVFYVPAGRVHAIGPGILLAEIQQTSDTTYRIYDWDRIGVDGLMRELHIDEALDAIDFKVQKNYKTEYSVEKNKTSKVVKSKYFTTNLIDMDVPLSKDYSVLDSFVIYLCVEGSYVLLFGDERLTARKGETILIPAIMNEVKIIPAPKAKILEVYIA
- the nhaA gene encoding Na+/H+ antiporter NhaA, with product MIQKIILSPFQKFVKIESFSGILLLIATIIAMLWANSPFGESYQSLWQYKIGFSTQNFELSKPLLLWVNDGLMAIFFFLIGLEIKREFLIGELNSVKKVAFPLFGALGGMLFPVLMFFVLNNKVETSVGWGIPMATDIAFSLAVLKVLGDRVPLSLKLFLTAFAIVDDIGAVLVIAVFYSGNVSIALLFVAMVLLGILYFLSLKGYYSKFLIIIFGIAIWVLFLKSGIHPTIAGILLAFSVPVRQKIDTPTFIDKLVTITNNIKKAAVSKKPILCKEQIEQIDDLEDWTNRYQSPLQHLEHKLHDWVAYFIIPVFALANAGVFISRGVEIDENLIWTIILCLVLGKSIGISSVILITKKIRLVEIPEEITHRHIIGVSFLAGIGFTMAIFIASLAFESNPIYIDSAKIGILIGSLISAIIGYIILRTTGKKSFRNANKNSAIQSEDDYLGIPCSQKNKG